A single genomic interval of Bacillaceae bacterium S4-13-56 harbors:
- the rlmD gene encoding 23S rRNA (uracil(1939)-C(5))-methyltransferase RlmD, translating into MGKQNQELKPGDEFPLTIKRLGINGEGIGYFKRKAVFIPGALPDEEVIGVVKANQEKFIQADIKKIRKRSKDRVDPPCPVYGPCGGCQLQHLDYKKQLEYKRDLILQAFERYAKGMITEDHVHPTFGLDHPWDYRNKSQLQVGMDGKKVIAGLYGQDSHRLVDISDCLVQHPLTNHIAKTMKSIIQDLKIPVYNERNQKGVIRTIVSRVGFQTKQAQLVLVTTSKEFPKKGLLVKEIKKRLPEINSLILNINNKKTSLIFGEETHHLEGAWYLEEKLEDISFELSARAFFQLNPKQTTKMYNEVKRVANLSGVEKIVDAYCGVGTIGLWLADKVSELRGIEVIPDAVKDAERNAKKQGIKHASFVTGKAEEWLPKWQKEGFQPDVIIVDPPRVGCENSFLDTIKKVKPKKFIYVSCNPSTLAKDISYLRNIYKVESVQPVDMFPQTSQVECVSQLILKEGN; encoded by the coding sequence ATGGGAAAACAGAATCAAGAACTAAAACCAGGCGATGAATTTCCATTAACGATTAAAAGACTTGGAATCAATGGTGAAGGAATTGGTTATTTCAAACGTAAGGCTGTGTTTATTCCTGGTGCCCTTCCAGATGAAGAAGTTATAGGGGTTGTTAAGGCGAATCAAGAAAAATTTATACAAGCAGACATAAAGAAGATAAGGAAGCGTTCAAAAGACCGTGTAGATCCTCCGTGTCCAGTTTATGGACCGTGTGGTGGTTGTCAGCTTCAGCATTTAGATTATAAGAAACAATTGGAATATAAACGTGATTTAATTCTTCAGGCTTTTGAAAGATATGCAAAAGGTATGATTACGGAAGATCATGTTCATCCTACATTTGGGTTGGACCATCCATGGGATTACAGGAATAAAAGTCAATTACAAGTTGGCATGGATGGAAAAAAAGTGATCGCTGGTCTTTACGGTCAAGATTCCCATCGTCTTGTAGATATTTCAGACTGCCTTGTGCAGCATCCGCTAACCAATCATATTGCAAAAACGATGAAATCCATCATTCAGGACTTGAAGATTCCTGTTTATAATGAGCGAAATCAAAAAGGTGTTATACGAACGATTGTTTCTAGAGTTGGCTTCCAAACGAAACAAGCGCAACTTGTGTTAGTCACCACATCAAAAGAGTTTCCAAAAAAGGGCCTTCTTGTAAAGGAAATCAAAAAAAGATTACCTGAGATTAATTCTTTAATCTTGAATATAAATAATAAGAAAACCTCGTTGATATTTGGAGAAGAAACTCACCATTTAGAAGGAGCTTGGTATTTGGAAGAAAAGCTTGAGGATATTAGTTTCGAGTTATCGGCTAGAGCTTTTTTTCAACTGAATCCTAAGCAGACAACTAAAATGTACAATGAAGTCAAGCGAGTGGCTAACTTATCAGGAGTAGAAAAGATCGTGGATGCCTACTGTGGAGTGGGAACCATTGGTCTTTGGTTAGCTGACAAAGTGAGTGAGCTCAGGGGAATTGAAGTAATTCCTGATGCGGTAAAAGATGCAGAAAGAAACGCCAAAAAACAAGGGATAAAACATGCAAGCTTTGTAACAGGAAAAGCGGAAGAATGGCTTCCTAAATGGCAAAAAGAAGGGTTCCAACCAGATGTGATTATTGTGGATCCTCCTCGAGTCGGCTGTGAAAACTCATTTTTAGATACGATTAAAAAAGTGAAACCGAAAAAATTTATCTATGTTTCCTGCAATCCATCTACATTAGCTAAAGATATATCTTATCTTAGGAACATATATAAGGTCGAATCTGTTCAGCCGGTGGACATGTTTCCTCAAACCAGCCAGGTGGAGTGTGTTTCACAGTTAATTTTAAAAGAAGGTAACTAA
- a CDS encoding fumarate hydratase: MEKFQESMYQLIVETSTNLPKDVRRAVKKACEQESAGTRAAMSLGTITNNIQMADEKVSPICQDTGLPTFKLKVPVGVNQLEMKKAILAAIEQATKDGKLRPNSVDSLTGENSGTNLGVGTPVVKFEQWEENYIDAKLILKGGGCENKNIQYSLPTELEGLGRAGRDLDGIRKCIMHSVYQAQGQGCSAGFIGVGIGGDRTSGYELAKEQLFRSVDDVNPNEDLRKLEEYILDNANKLGIGTMGFGGEATLLGCKIGVMNRIPASFYVSVAYNCWAFRRLGVNINPDTGAITDWQYQEGEKTTFEKEESKGEARVVELTAPISEEQIRSLKVGDVVKINGIMHTGRDAIHKYLMDNDSPVDLNGAVLYHCGPVMLKDDQGNWEVKAAGPTTSIREEPYQGTVMKKFGIRAVIGKGGMGRKTLDALQEHGGVYLNAIGGAAQYYAERIEGVEGVDLMEFGVPEAMWHLRVNGFTAIVTMDSHGNSLHEDVEKSSLEKLTEFKEPVFV; the protein is encoded by the coding sequence ATGGAAAAGTTTCAGGAAAGCATGTATCAACTAATAGTGGAGACTTCCACTAATTTACCTAAAGATGTTAGACGAGCCGTGAAGAAGGCGTGTGAGCAGGAAAGTGCTGGCACACGAGCGGCTATGTCTTTAGGAACAATCACGAACAATATTCAAATGGCGGATGAAAAGGTATCACCAATTTGCCAGGACACCGGTCTACCTACATTTAAGTTAAAGGTTCCAGTTGGTGTAAACCAACTTGAAATGAAAAAGGCTATTTTGGCAGCCATTGAACAAGCAACAAAAGATGGAAAACTTCGTCCGAATTCAGTTGATTCACTTACAGGGGAAAATAGTGGAACAAACCTTGGTGTGGGAACACCCGTGGTTAAATTTGAGCAGTGGGAAGAAAATTATATTGACGCCAAGCTTATATTAAAAGGTGGCGGTTGTGAGAACAAAAATATTCAATACAGCCTCCCAACAGAATTGGAAGGTCTAGGTCGTGCTGGACGCGATTTAGATGGAATTCGTAAATGTATTATGCATTCTGTATACCAAGCGCAAGGTCAAGGATGTTCTGCCGGGTTCATTGGAGTTGGAATTGGAGGAGACCGTACAAGTGGATATGAGCTTGCCAAGGAGCAACTTTTCCGTTCAGTCGATGATGTGAATCCAAATGAAGACCTTCGTAAACTAGAAGAGTATATTTTAGATAACGCTAATAAACTTGGAATTGGTACTATGGGATTTGGTGGAGAAGCTACTTTGTTAGGATGTAAGATCGGTGTGATGAATCGAATTCCTGCTAGCTTCTATGTCTCTGTAGCTTATAACTGCTGGGCATTTCGCCGCCTTGGAGTGAATATCAATCCAGACACTGGAGCGATTACAGATTGGCAATATCAAGAGGGTGAAAAAACTACTTTTGAAAAAGAAGAGTCTAAAGGTGAAGCACGTGTTGTTGAGCTAACTGCCCCTATTTCTGAAGAGCAGATTCGATCCCTTAAAGTTGGAGATGTTGTAAAAATTAATGGGATTATGCACACCGGCCGTGATGCCATCCACAAATACTTAATGGACAATGACTCACCAGTTGATTTAAACGGAGCGGTTCTATACCATTGTGGACCAGTTATGCTGAAGGATGATCAAGGGAACTGGGAAGTGAAGGCTGCTGGTCCAACAACTAGTATCCGTGAGGAACCATATCAAGGAACTGTCATGAAAAAGTTTGGTATTCGTGCTGTTATTGGCAAAGGTGGAATGGGACGAAAAACTCTCGATGCCCTACAAGAGCATGGGGGAGTTTATCTGAATGCTATTGGAGGCGCGGCTCAATATTACGCAGAGCGTATTGAAGGAGTAGAAGGTGTGGATCTTATGGAATTCGGTGTTCCTGAAGCTATGTGGCACCTGCGAGTTAATGGATTTACAGCCATAGTAACCATGGACTCCCATGGAAACAGCCTTCATGAAGACGTTGAAAAATCTTCTTTAGAAAAATTAACTGAATTTAAAGAGCCAGTGTTCGTTTAA
- the pdaA gene encoding delta-lactam-biosynthetic de-N-acetylase, translating to MNKIIRSFICSFILVLLLPTITSAQSYGWGFQKRGEGLPPIAGTYENILQQNNGYFYDPSGEKVLYLTFDNGYEQGYTDQVLDVLKEKEVPATFFVTGHYVESSEELIQRMVQEGHIVGNHSWSHADFTTLGKEEIKEELRKVEEAVANISTQQSMSFLRPPRGTFTPESLSAASELGYANMFWSLAYVDWETNNQKGWKHSYEQVMKQVHPGAIMLLHAVSSDNAEALSHLIDDLREEGYTFKSLNYFMRKQILPEPFVKDFG from the coding sequence ATGAATAAAATAATACGATCATTTATATGTAGCTTCATTCTCGTACTACTTTTACCAACGATTACATCCGCTCAAAGCTATGGATGGGGGTTTCAGAAAAGAGGAGAAGGGCTTCCTCCTATTGCTGGAACTTATGAAAACATTCTTCAACAAAACAATGGATATTTTTATGATCCTTCTGGAGAGAAGGTATTATATTTAACTTTTGATAATGGATATGAGCAAGGATATACTGATCAAGTTTTAGATGTGCTAAAAGAGAAAGAGGTGCCAGCTACCTTTTTCGTAACTGGACATTACGTTGAAAGTTCAGAGGAACTGATCCAAAGAATGGTCCAGGAAGGACATATTGTCGGAAACCATTCTTGGAGCCATGCGGATTTTACTACGTTAGGCAAGGAAGAAATTAAAGAAGAACTTCGAAAAGTGGAAGAGGCTGTTGCGAACATTTCCACTCAGCAATCCATGTCTTTTTTAAGACCACCAAGAGGAACTTTTACTCCTGAATCTTTAAGTGCAGCGTCTGAACTTGGATATGCGAACATGTTTTGGTCCCTTGCGTACGTTGATTGGGAAACGAATAATCAAAAGGGTTGGAAACATTCTTATGAACAGGTTATGAAGCAAGTGCATCCTGGAGCAATCATGCTTCTTCATGCTGTATCGAGTGACAATGCCGAGGCATTAAGTCATCTTATTGATGATTTAAGAGAAGAAGGCTACACCTTTAAAAGTCTAAACTACTTTATGAGAAAGCAAATTCTACCTGAACCATTTGTTAAGGATTTTGGATAA
- a CDS encoding Na+/H+ antiporter family protein yields MASAVIISVIVMSLLSLFRINVILAIIAAGVTAGVISGLSFTDSISLLVDGMGGQANTALSYIVLGAFAAAISYTGITNILVSTLIRVLKGKRATLLLIIAGIASLSQNVIPVHIAFIPILIPPLLKLFDEMKIDRRAVATALTFGLKAPYIMIPLGYGLIFHQTIQKAMAQSGTELSINEIALSLLLPGSGMIVGLLIAIFITYRKDRVIQTSDLNFEPIKINADNKKSTKMELSHWLTLVAIVAALVVQVVTENLILSALTGLILMFILFVVPIKRGDSLMTEGVAMMGTIAFVMLVASGYAHILTETGSINQLVESSSEIIGDNKIMVAFVLLLVGLLITMGIGSSFGTIPIITALYVPICLAAGFSPMAIAALIGTAGALGDAGSPASDSTLGPTSGLNADGKHHHIWDTCVPTFIHFNIPLFIFGWIAAIIL; encoded by the coding sequence ATGGCATCGGCTGTTATTATTTCTGTTATTGTAATGTCTTTATTAAGTTTATTTCGCATTAATGTTATTTTGGCAATTATTGCTGCTGGGGTGACTGCTGGGGTAATCAGTGGGTTATCATTCACAGATTCTATATCTTTGCTTGTAGATGGTATGGGTGGACAAGCAAACACAGCACTAAGTTATATCGTTCTTGGAGCTTTTGCAGCAGCTATTAGTTACACAGGAATTACGAATATCTTAGTTTCAACATTAATAAGAGTTTTAAAAGGGAAGCGAGCTACACTTTTATTAATCATCGCAGGAATTGCATCATTATCACAAAACGTGATTCCGGTTCATATTGCTTTTATTCCAATTTTAATTCCACCTTTATTAAAACTTTTCGATGAGATGAAAATTGATAGAAGGGCTGTAGCAACAGCACTTACTTTCGGTTTAAAGGCACCGTATATTATGATTCCTCTAGGATACGGGTTAATTTTTCATCAAACGATTCAAAAGGCAATGGCGCAAAGTGGAACTGAACTATCCATAAACGAAATTGCCTTGTCTTTATTATTACCTGGATCAGGTATGATTGTTGGTTTGTTAATTGCTATTTTCATTACGTATCGTAAGGATCGAGTGATCCAAACGAGCGACCTTAATTTTGAACCAATCAAAATAAATGCAGATAATAAAAAATCAACCAAAATGGAGCTTTCCCACTGGTTAACTTTAGTGGCAATTGTAGCTGCTTTAGTGGTACAAGTTGTAACTGAAAATCTTATTTTAAGTGCATTAACTGGACTTATTCTTATGTTTATCTTATTCGTCGTTCCGATCAAACGTGGAGACAGCTTGATGACGGAAGGCGTTGCTATGATGGGTACCATTGCATTCGTAATGCTAGTTGCTTCTGGTTATGCCCATATTTTAACGGAAACTGGCTCCATTAATCAGTTAGTAGAATCCTCATCAGAAATCATTGGGGATAATAAGATAATGGTTGCATTTGTCCTATTATTAGTCGGTTTATTGATCACGATGGGTATTGGTTCTTCCTTTGGAACAATTCCAATCATTACAGCACTTTATGTTCCAATCTGTTTAGCTGCTGGATTTTCACCCATGGCAATTGCGGCATTAATTGGAACAGCTGGTGCTTTGGGTGATGCAGGTTCACCTGCTTCAGATAGTACTCTTGGACCAACGTCTGGTCTTAATGCAGATGGAAAACACCATCATATTTGGGACACATGTGTTCCAACTTTTATTCACTTTAATATTCCATTATTTATTTTTGGTTGGATTGCAGCAATTATTCTTTAA